One genomic region from Vibrio sp. STUT-A11 encodes:
- a CDS encoding nitrogen fixation protein NifZ, with the protein MQMNMPRFEPGTEVRVVRNIRNDGSFRDRNKGDLLVTAGSTGIVRSCGYFLQTQLIYQVFIEAENKVVGVRDSEVIDAALPWVPCLFRSLDKAKLTCSLVMFGKPLASKGEVIEVHRAYRNLEDGSVNYEVKFGEHIIRLDATRLTPIEA; encoded by the coding sequence ATGCAGATGAACATGCCCCGTTTTGAGCCGGGTACAGAAGTAAGAGTCGTGAGAAATATTCGTAATGATGGCAGTTTTCGAGACCGGAACAAGGGAGACTTGCTAGTGACTGCCGGAAGCACGGGTATTGTTCGAAGTTGCGGTTATTTTTTACAGACACAGCTCATTTATCAGGTTTTTATCGAAGCAGAAAACAAAGTGGTTGGTGTTAGAGACAGTGAAGTCATTGACGCCGCATTACCTTGGGTTCCTTGCCTATTTCGATCTTTGGATAAAGCAAAATTAACCTGCAGCTTAGTGATGTTTGGTAAACCGCTCGCGTCTAAAGGCGAAGTAATAGAAGTACATCGGGCATATCGAAATTTAGAGGATGGCTCGGTGAATTATGAAGTTAAGTTTGGTGAACATATTATCAGGTTAGATGCCACACGATTAACCCCAATAGAGGCCTAG